In one Parus major isolate Abel chromosome 13, Parus_major1.1, whole genome shotgun sequence genomic region, the following are encoded:
- the SLC25A48 gene encoding solute carrier family 25 member 48 isoform X3, which yields MGSVQVQDFVAGLVGGIASVVAGHPLDTVKTRLQAGQGYGNTFKCVLTVYRNESLTGFFKGMSFPLASIGIYSSVVFGVFSNTQRFLSQLRHGDPAAAPSLTDMTLASIVAGVISVGIGTPVELVKIRLQMQTQPYNKANVKLNSTAPGSPVYRGPIHCLRTIIQKEGIAGVYRGNVAMLLRDVPGYCAYFIPYAMFCDWITPDGSIAPNPFSIWVAGGVAGAVSWAVCTPMDVVKSRLQADGVYLNQYKGTLDCMLQSYQNEGLKCCQEDQKVAYFPEPDQQCGVGEGSAALTKDSHPAPTATAVGTWSMEDSENHTSSIRSKDYFIIKSFTVD from the exons ATGGGAAGCGTCCAGGTGCAGGACTTCGTGGCCGGCTTGGTGGGCG GAATTGCCAGTGTGGTTGCAGGCCATCCCCTGGACACGGTCAAG ACTCGTTTGCAAGCTGGACAAGGATATGGAAATACATTCAAGTGTGTTCTCACTGTGTACAGAAATGAGTCT CTGACAGGCTTCTTCAAGGGCATGTCCTTCCCACTGGCCAGCATTGGCATCTACAGCTCCGTGGTGTTCGGTGTCTTCAGCAACACGCAGCGGTTCCTCAGCCAGCTCCGCCACGGGGACCCGGCCGCGGCGCCGTCGCTCACCGACATGACTCTGGCCAGCATCGTGGCAGGGGTCATCTCTGTGGGCATTGGCACTCCCGTGGAACTGGTCAAGATAAGGCTACAGATGCAAACACAGCCATACAACAAAG caaATGTTAAACTAAATTCCACAGCTCCCGGATCTCCCGTGTACCGAGGCCCAATTCACTGCCTAAGGACAATCATACAGAAAGAGGGGATAGCAGGAGTATACCGAGGCAATGTAGCAATGCTCCTGCGGGATGTTCCTGGGTACTGCGCCTATTTCATCCCGTACGCGATGTTCTGTGACTGGATAACTCCTGATGGAAGCATTGCTCCTAATCCCTTCTCTATCTGGGTGGCAGGGGGTGTAGCAG gaGCTGTTTCCTGGGCAGTATGTACTCCAATGGATGTTGTGAAAAGTCGACTTCAGGCAGATGGAGTTTACTTAAACCAGTACAAAGGGACCCTTGACTGCATGTTGCAGAGCTACCAGAACGAGGGCTTAAAA TGTTGCCAAGAAGACCAGAAAGTTGCCTACTTTCCTGAGCCAGATCAGCAGTGTGGTGTTGGTGAGGGCTCAGCTGCTCTGACCAAGGACTCCCATCCTGCACCTACAGCAACTGCTGTGGGCACGTGGTCCATGGAGGACTCTGAAAATCACACCAGCTCAATCAGATCCAAAGACTATTTTATTATCAAATCTTTCACTGTTGACTAA
- the SLC25A48 gene encoding solute carrier family 25 member 48 isoform X1, whose translation MSQRLEAAGRSARSRGEPLPAGAPAQPRGTGSAAPWEASRCRTSWPAWWATRLQAGQGYGNTFKCVLTVYRNESLTGFFKGMSFPLASIGIYSSVVFGVFSNTQRFLSQLRHGDPAAAPSLTDMTLASIVAGVISVGIGTPVELVKIRLQMQTQPYNKANVKLNSTAPGSPVYRGPIHCLRTIIQKEGIAGVYRGNVAMLLRDVPGYCAYFIPYAMFCDWITPDGSIAPNPFSIWVAGGVAGAVSWAVCTPMDVVKSRLQADGVYLNQYKGTLDCMLQSYQNEGLKVFCRGLMVNTLRGFPSSAAMFLGYELSLKAMKRCQTETNP comes from the exons ATGTCACAGCGCTTGGAAGCCGCGGGCCGGAGCGCACGGAGCCGCGGGGAGCCCCTGCCCGCCGgggccccagcccagccccgcgGGACGGGCTCGGCAGCACCATGGGAAGCGTCCAGGTGCAGGACTTCGTGGCCGGCTTGGTGGGCG ACTCGTTTGCAAGCTGGACAAGGATATGGAAATACATTCAAGTGTGTTCTCACTGTGTACAGAAATGAGTCT CTGACAGGCTTCTTCAAGGGCATGTCCTTCCCACTGGCCAGCATTGGCATCTACAGCTCCGTGGTGTTCGGTGTCTTCAGCAACACGCAGCGGTTCCTCAGCCAGCTCCGCCACGGGGACCCGGCCGCGGCGCCGTCGCTCACCGACATGACTCTGGCCAGCATCGTGGCAGGGGTCATCTCTGTGGGCATTGGCACTCCCGTGGAACTGGTCAAGATAAGGCTACAGATGCAAACACAGCCATACAACAAAG caaATGTTAAACTAAATTCCACAGCTCCCGGATCTCCCGTGTACCGAGGCCCAATTCACTGCCTAAGGACAATCATACAGAAAGAGGGGATAGCAGGAGTATACCGAGGCAATGTAGCAATGCTCCTGCGGGATGTTCCTGGGTACTGCGCCTATTTCATCCCGTACGCGATGTTCTGTGACTGGATAACTCCTGATGGAAGCATTGCTCCTAATCCCTTCTCTATCTGGGTGGCAGGGGGTGTAGCAG gaGCTGTTTCCTGGGCAGTATGTACTCCAATGGATGTTGTGAAAAGTCGACTTCAGGCAGATGGAGTTTACTTAAACCAGTACAAAGGGACCCTTGACTGCATGTTGCAGAGCTACCAGAACGAGGGCTTAAAA GTCTTTTGTAGGGGCCTCATGGTCAATACACTGCGAGGATTCCCATCAAGTGCAGCCATGTTTCTAGGCTATGAACTTTCTCTCAAAGCAATGAAAAGATGCCAAACTGAGACCAATCCCTAA
- the SLC25A48 gene encoding solute carrier family 25 member 48 isoform X2, whose translation MGSVQVQDFVAGLVGGIASVVAGHPLDTVKTRLQAGQGYGNTFKCVLTVYRNESLTGFFKGMSFPLASIGIYSSVVFGVFSNTQRFLSQLRHGDPAAAPSLTDMTLASIVAGVISVGIGTPVELVKIRLQMQTQPYNKANVKLNSTAPGSPVYRGPIHCLRTIIQKEGIAGVYRGNVAMLLRDVPGYCAYFIPYAMFCDWITPDGSIAPNPFSIWVAGGVAGAVSWAVCTPMDVVKSRLQADGVYLNQYKGTLDCMLQSYQNEGLKVFCRGLMVNTLRGFPSSAAMFLGYELSLKAMKRCQTETNP comes from the exons ATGGGAAGCGTCCAGGTGCAGGACTTCGTGGCCGGCTTGGTGGGCG GAATTGCCAGTGTGGTTGCAGGCCATCCCCTGGACACGGTCAAG ACTCGTTTGCAAGCTGGACAAGGATATGGAAATACATTCAAGTGTGTTCTCACTGTGTACAGAAATGAGTCT CTGACAGGCTTCTTCAAGGGCATGTCCTTCCCACTGGCCAGCATTGGCATCTACAGCTCCGTGGTGTTCGGTGTCTTCAGCAACACGCAGCGGTTCCTCAGCCAGCTCCGCCACGGGGACCCGGCCGCGGCGCCGTCGCTCACCGACATGACTCTGGCCAGCATCGTGGCAGGGGTCATCTCTGTGGGCATTGGCACTCCCGTGGAACTGGTCAAGATAAGGCTACAGATGCAAACACAGCCATACAACAAAG caaATGTTAAACTAAATTCCACAGCTCCCGGATCTCCCGTGTACCGAGGCCCAATTCACTGCCTAAGGACAATCATACAGAAAGAGGGGATAGCAGGAGTATACCGAGGCAATGTAGCAATGCTCCTGCGGGATGTTCCTGGGTACTGCGCCTATTTCATCCCGTACGCGATGTTCTGTGACTGGATAACTCCTGATGGAAGCATTGCTCCTAATCCCTTCTCTATCTGGGTGGCAGGGGGTGTAGCAG gaGCTGTTTCCTGGGCAGTATGTACTCCAATGGATGTTGTGAAAAGTCGACTTCAGGCAGATGGAGTTTACTTAAACCAGTACAAAGGGACCCTTGACTGCATGTTGCAGAGCTACCAGAACGAGGGCTTAAAA GTCTTTTGTAGGGGCCTCATGGTCAATACACTGCGAGGATTCCCATCAAGTGCAGCCATGTTTCTAGGCTATGAACTTTCTCTCAAAGCAATGAAAAGATGCCAAACTGAGACCAATCCCTAA